In the genome of Arachis hypogaea cultivar Tifrunner chromosome 9, arahy.Tifrunner.gnm2.J5K5, whole genome shotgun sequence, the window GTGATATCAAATGCCAATGCTGCACCAGTTAAGCCTAATTGCAGCACATAGATGAAGAGCCACAGCATCACAACGTGCAGGATTAGCGCGAAGAAGCCGATCCAGGTGATGATATTGACCTTGCTTTGGGCCTGAAGGAACTTCTGGGTTGGAAAATTGAATGCAAGCGAGAGAAATTGGGGGATTACAAGGGGAGCAAAGGTTCCTGCTCTGTCAGCTATATCATGCTGTTGCCCCAGAAACTTCAGGATTGGAGCAGCAAATATGTATATTGGCATTAGCAAAAGACTGGTCACCGACAGGATTGCCCATGACCGTTGCAAGTACACACCCAGCATTTCAACCTGCCCTGCCCCAAAAGCTTGCCCGCAGTGTCTCCGTTGCGCTTCCCATGCCAAGCTATAGGTAACAGAATAGTTATATCTAATAATAAACATTGAAATTTATATATCATGAAATCACTTATCTTATAAGAGTAATGTTAGGAAATCAACACTATAGCAGCCAATTTCACTAAAAATAAGCTCTTGTTGAGTTTggatttcagatttttttttttctaattgaattTCGGATGTTCTTGCTTTTAAGAATTTCCGGTGGTTGTTCACTTTAGAGAATAatgtgtgatctctcaccatttattttatagatgagactaaaaataaatatgagaaaaaaaatcatttaagaGTAGAAGATTACACTTTATCCTATAAAGTAAAtttaaactttagaggatccaaatcctaaATTCTTAAGCTGGAATATATATAAATTGTTATATCTAACTGTTCTTAAAGAAGAAGAGGAGACAGAGAAAGCATACCATGAAGCCGAAAGCGAAAGTGCCGACGACTGAGTTGATCAAGGAGATAGCAGAGAGTTTTATATACTTCaaactaatttaatataaatCGTAAAATGTTATATACTTCAAATTAAtcagattgatttttttttttcaaactgcAATATGATTATATGAACTCCCCTAAAAGctacattaatatttttttaacaagaatATTCTTTGTACAACAAAATCACCCATTAATATATTATACGTgtgatttaatatatttttaatatatatttatattttaatacatattttatattactgattaaattttgtgattgattttagtatacatgatgattatttctttaaaaaaaacacTCAAGATTTATCAAATACCTTATATAACTAATTGGTTTTGTTagatagataatatttttttttaaataatgtgaacaatgagTTTTAAAATTgaccaaacaaaataaaaaaacactccATTCTAAATTACCTCTTAAACTTaacattaaaataaccatccgtacaCTTAATGAATTAAACATACAACCATTGTTAACTGTGTGCATgagtaaatcgaataaaaaaaatatctatccaattaaaaataatcaacataATCATTTATATACCTATTAAATTGAACAACAAATATCTCTATTGTTCACATTCTTTAGAGCCCGTTTGGGAAGTAGCAGAAGctactttttttaacttttggatTATGAAAAGTCATAATCTATATGTTTGGCACTATTTTAGAAAAAGCTTTTAACTTCCCGAAATATATAACTTCTTACTTTTCCAGAAGTCATTCTACcacttacttaaaaaaaattaattaattttaaaataaaaaaatttactttccTTCTTGACTCTATGAAAAATACTGACTCTTCATCACCATTTTCACATAAGGTCTGCTAGAAGCACTAGCCTTCCACTATCATTCTCACACAATGTTCCAAGTCTCACCATTTTTACGTAATGAAACATCTGATGGAAGTATTGATCCTCCACCACATTTTCAGACAATATTACATCTGAACAACTTACTgccttctaaatatttttttatcattttatcactattttttattattaaatttgtattcaaGTGTgatatgaaatttcagttttaattttatttttttcatatgtaattttatagcttattattattttcatagttaattataatAAGTTCTTGACTTCAATAAAGGAGAAGAGAGTTCtaataggaataaaaataaaaaataaaaaataaaaaataaaaaataaaatatacattgacacacattttatatttattttttattttcacctaccatatcatacacaatattagtgattaggttatgtaaaatcaacattcaatattaaaaaatatttgttatcatcgttattttaatattcattctcttttgtaaaaaaaaattatcttttgagttatttatccaaacgctacaactttaaaataagtacttttataactaaaaatccaaacacaaaataacttatttataagttgctattaataaaagtccttatattttaagctccttttccaaaagaacttatttaagttatttacccaAACTGGGCCTTAGTCTCCCTATACTTTTCCGTAACCATATACAGCTATAAATAATGAAGTTAAATTAGGATAATTAATCAACCTAGacaattaattaatcataaaaccTTGCTCTAATAAGCATTATCATCAAGAGCAGGCAACGGAAACCTGAGAATGGCGGCAATACCGGTGAGTTGCTGCAACTGCTCTGCCATAACATGCATGGAAGAGTACACCAAAGCTTCCCCACCACTATCCTTAACAGCCTTCACCAAACAACCGTACCTCTTCCTCGTGGCAACCTCATCACTCCGATACAGCTCATCACTGATCAGAAGCGTTTCAATGGCTCCCATCTCCTGCGCACTCTCCACGCTCTTCGGTCCGTAGCAAGCTCGATCCGAGTCACTCGAAACCATGTCCCAAACCTTTCTCAGTGCCCTAATCTGCAACCCTACCTTGCTGTCCTTCATAAGGTTCATCACCGTGCTTTCTCCCAAAAGATCCTTCAAATTGCCGTTGCAACCACCACCAGCAGCCACCACGATCCTTCCTATGTTCTCTTCTACGCTtctcatcttcatcctctttgccTTCGATATCATAAACCTTCGAAACTCGTCCTTTTTCGAATCCTCGCTTGCGATCACAGTGTTCTTAACCTTGTTCAGATCCACGTACTTTATGAACTCCGCAAAAACCTCGCGGAAGAACACGTTCTTCGTAGTGtttgaagaaggagatgaagatgaAGACTTTCTTCCTTCGGTACTGGAAGAAGAGGTTTCAACCTTGGAAACCATGGCAGTTACGCCTTTTCCAATCAGATAAATCTCAGCATGGTCTTGTTGAAAGAGAGTTACTGCGAGTTCCGCATCGGGACAAACTTCGTGGTTCTCTCGTTCCTGGAGAGCCTCGACGACGTCTTGCTTCCAGACCTTCTTGTGGAGCTCGAAGGGTTTGTTGCACTCCAACGTGAGGGTGTGAAAGGATCCGACGGCAACATAACCGTTGGGCTCGAGATTGCGGCCTTGGATGCGAAGGGTGGAAGAGTCCTTGTCGAAGTCGCCGCAGGTGACCTTGAGGTGGACAGAGAGCCTGACACGTGAGGCGGTGGTGTTCCTGCCGTCGTTGAGTTGGTGGTGGACCTTCCGGGAGGTATCGGCCGTGACGTAATCGCCGGGGTTGATGATGTTGTAGAGCATCCATAGGTCGTCGGATTCTTCAGGGATTATGATCACTCTTCCCATTTGGTTCACTGCGAAATCTTTTTCCTTCAGTTTCATTCTTCCTTTTTTGCTTAGCTCCCAATTTCTGCTGAATATTGGAACCTTTTTTTTGGTGATGAATAATGTGTGCCTGACTGCCTTCTGATGTATGTATGTTATGTGTGGGGTTTATATGGGGTGACTTGCCCGTGTTGTGTTTGTTGTTGCAAATTGGAGTTTGGTGATTAATTTATTGGTTGAAAGGTGTTgtttaatttaaaagtataaaaatagataatttttaaagatataaaatttattataaaagataaattagataaaatttaatCATCAGTTCATAAGCACCGTAAATTGAATTTGGAATTTTCGAATTCTTGTAGATCTTGCTTTAGGATATGATTAGTTGTTTCGCTGGGGAAAAATAAACAATTCTTTATTTTGGGTACAAGATAgatattgaatttgaattttgtggattCTTTCTTTGCTTTACTTCGTGTTGGGCTAATAATTTAATATGCAACCAAGGAAAGCAAAGAAAACGAACATAAATAAGATACCGCAAAAGATTCGATGGAGGAACAATATTTGAATTATTAAATGATCTTAaactcttaataataaaatatacttttaaaatattttaataattatcaaataatttttatttaaatttaattattaattaattttttatatattatttaattataaaattt includes:
- the LOC140175031 gene encoding protein PELOTA 1-like; its protein translation is MKLKEKDFAVNQMGRVIIIPEESDDLWMLYNIINPGDYVTADTSRKVHHQLNDGRNTTASRVRLSVHLKVTCGDFDKDSSTLRIQGRNLEPNGYVAVGSFHTLTLECNKPFELHKKVWKQDVVEALQERENHEVCPDAELAVTLFQQDHAEIYLIGKGVTAMVSKVETSSSSTEGRKSSSSSPSSNTTKNVFFREVFAEFIKYVDLNKVKNTVIASEDSKKDEFRRFMISKAKRMKMRSVEENIGRIVVAAGGGCNGNLKDLLGESTVMNLMKDSKVGLQIRALRKVWDMVSSDSDRACYGPKSVESAQEMGAIETLLISDELYRSDEVATRKRYGCLVKAVKDSGGEALVYSSMHVMAEQLQQLTGIAAILRFPLPALDDNAY